A region of the Methanobrevibacter ruminantium M1 genome:
AGGTAATGGTTTCCACTTCTGTGACTTCAGCTTCAAAGATTTTTTTCTTTTCCTTAGAAGCAAGATTCCAGTAACAATGAAGCCTATCACCTTTCTTTAAAGGGGTTTTCCATAATTTCCTTATGGTCATTGCTTTTTTATTTGTTATGATATTGATGTTCTGACTTCCAAAGGACATTATAGGCATTAAATCACCCTTTAATTTAGTTTTAGGTAAAAATAGTTCTAATGAGGTATTTTCTCTTTAAATAATTATTAAAATCTTTTTACTTTTCCAGTTTAATTATTTTTATATAATATTTTAGTTGAAAAATTTATAAACTTATCTATTTCATTTGTATGTGTTTGAACTTTTTTTGAGCCTCTTTTTTTCATGGGTATGTTTTTTTTTTAATATGGTAAACTATGCATTCTTATTTTCTATCTGTTTGAAACTTTTTAGTTGGTGTTTTTCTTGTTTTTTAATTTTCTAATTCGATTTTCTGTTGGCCAAATTCAGCAGTTTTAATGTTTATATCCTGATTAGGGTGCAATTCTTTTATTTTTTGAGCTATTTCTCTCATATTATGTGGGTTTGGCTCTTCTGCACCGTCTAGACTTTCATCCAATGTGCATCTGTTTCTGAATTGCTGGATTGTGTATAAGTCACATTCCACTTCATCAACTATCTTAAATAGGTCTTCTTCTTCAAGTAATGCTGGACAATAGGTTGTTCTGCATTCAAGGAAAACATCATCATATTCATTTGCAATATCCAATGATTCCTTTACCTTATCTCCAATGTCTGAATGGATGACTTCTTTATATTTGTTAAATGGTGCCTTCACATCCATTGCAAGGTAATCGACCAATCCTAAATCCAATACTTTTCTTAATCTGTTTGGATAGACTCCGCTTGTGTCTAATTTGGTGTTGAGTCCTATTTTTCTTGTGTATTTTAATATTTCAATTGTATCTTCAAGCTGTACCAATGGCTCTCCTCCGGAGACAACAACTGCATCTGATAGGAAAGCGGAATCATCTATCTTTTCAATAATCTCTTCTAAGCTTATTTCCTCTCCTCCATAGAGCAGTTCGCTATTGCTGCAGTAAGGACAGCTTAAAGGACACTTTGCTAAAAAGATAACAAATGACATTTTTTTAGGATATTCGATTGAAGAAGTAATTGTAGCACCATATTCCATTTTATCAAATCCTATTTAATCGTTCGGTAAGTTCGATGTCTTTTTTCTCGGATAATTTATTATTTATTTTGATTTTTCTTTTTTTTTAAGAGTATTTGTTCATTTTGAGTTTTTTTTTAAGAGTATTTATTCATTCAAGATATCTTTCATGGCTTCTATGAACTTTTTATCTTCCTCTAGGGTACAGATGCTAATTCTAAAGTAGTATTCATCGATTCCCTTAAAGGAAGTGCAGTCTCTTACAATCATTCCTCTTTTCATAAATTCTCTTGTAAGTTCTGCTGCTGTGTATCCTGTATTGTGGATATCGATTAGCATAAAGTTTGAGTAGGATTTGAAGACTTTTACAGACTTCATCTTGTTTATTTCATTGTATAGGTATTCTCTGCTTTCAATTCCCTTTTTGATTGATTCTTCTATGTATTCTGTGTCTCTGATTGTAGCTAATGCAGCTACATATGAAAGCTTTGTAAGTGAGAATACAGGCTTTATCCTGTGCATGTATTCAATGATTTCAGGGCTTGATATTCCATAGCCTATTCTCATTCCAGCAAGTCCCATGACTTTAGACATTGTTCTTATGATGAATATATTGTCATACTCCTCAAGGAGATTTACATTGGTTCCCTCTGCATATTCAACATATGCCTCATCGATTACTACTATTGCATCACAGACTCCTCCTCTGGACTTGTTTGTTTTCTCTAGGATTGGTCTGAATTCATCCTGTGTAATCAATGCGCCAGTTGGATTGTTTGGACTGCATAGGAAAAGCATCTTTGTTTTTTCATTGATTGCATCAAGCACAGAGTCTAAATCTAATGTGTTAGTTTCAAGATTCCATTTTGCATAGTTAGGGATAGCTCCGTAAGGCTTGAATAGAAATTCATAATACATATAAGAAGGCAGTGGCACTATGAATTCGTCTCCTTTTTCTATGAATGTCTTTGCAAGGGTGTCAAGGATTTCGTCTGCTCCGTCTCCTCCGATAATAATGTTTTCAGGCTTTACATTAGAGTATCTTGCAAATTCCTTTTTCAATAGCTCAACGTCAGATTCAGGGTATCTGTTGATGTTATTCAGTTCTTCCTTGATTGCTTCCAATGCTTTTGGGGATGGTCCCCATGGATTTTCATTGGATCCTAGCTTGATTATATCTTCCTTTTTAACTCCGAATTCCTGTGCTATCTCTTCTTTTGAACGGCCTGGAACATATGGATCTATTTCTTCTACTGCTTTACGGGCTTTCATGCTTTTACCTTCTATATTATGAAAATTAAAATAATTATTAATGAATGATTTAGTTAGTTAAAATTATACTATTATTAGTTTTATTTTAATAGCTATTAAATTTTAAGATATTTTTAAAAAAATCAGTGGTTTTTTTATTAGTTTTAGCTATTTTTTAAAAAGAACAAGTTAGATAATGTTTTTTTATTATTTTGAAATAGTTTAAAACTTTAAAAAAAGAAAAAAAATAATGAATATGAATGGTTATTTGTTTATCATATTCATTCTAAGATTGTTTTAGATGAATTTATTCATCTTATTTATTTTAAAATTGTTTTAGATGATTATTCATCATATTCATTAGCAAGTTCTACATAGTGCTTAGCATTCCAAGCGATATTGTCTCTTTGCTCTTGAGTGGTTTCCTTAATGAGTTTTCCAGGAACTCCTAGAATAAGGCTATTTTCTGGAAACTCCTTATTTTCGCTTACTACTGCTCCAGCACCTACAATAGAGTTTTTGCCTATCTTGGCACCATTTAAAATAGTTGCATTCATTCCTATAAGAACATTGTCGCCAATTTCACAGCCATGAACAACAGCTCCATGTCCTACAGTAACGTTATCTCCTATCTTAAGGGTTAGATTTGCTGAAGTATGAAGGACACAGTTGTCTTGGACATTAGAGTTTTTTCCAATTCTTATTGGTCCGACATCTCCTCTTATGATTGCTCCATGCCAAATGGAACAGTTTTCATCTATTTCAACATCGCCGATTACTTGTGCACCAGGGAATATTTTTACGGGTTCTTTGAGTTTCATAATACTCCTCACTTATTTTTTTTTATAAATTAATTGTTTATTTTTATTTAAATAAGCAATTATCTAATTAATGAATAATTAGTGTTATATATTCAAGAATAAATGGTTTTAGTCATTAATGAATAATTAGTTAATAAGTAATTATTTTTTTTAGCTATTTATTCATATCCTCTTCAACTTCTTCTAAGCGGATTTGTCCATTTTCTTTCTTGTTTTGAATTATATGCTCCTGCTTAAGGAGAACTCTCATGTCTGATGGAAGATCGTCATATAATAAGACGCCAGAACCTATTGTAGCTCTTGTACCTATGGTTACTCCAGGGGAAAGGCTTGAATTGATTCCAGTTTTAACTCCATCCCCAACAATTGCTCCTAGCTTACGTCTGCCTGTGTCTACTTTTTTATTTTTTATATTGAATTTTACGGTCTTATTGTCAAAACGCAAGTTTGCAATGTTGGTTCCAGCTGCAATATTACAGTTTGAGCCTAGGATAGAGTCTCCAACGTAGCTTAGGTGGCTTACATTGGTGTTTTCCATAATAATTGAGTTTTTGATTTCCACAGCGTTTCCAATATGGACATCGTCGCCGAAGTATGAGTTTCCACGGATATATGAGTTAGGGCCTATGTCACAGTCCTTTCCTATGTATACAGGACCTTTAATGTAAACTCCAGAACGGATAAGGCTTCCCTCATCAAGGAATACCTCTCCATGTAAGGTGGCTCCTTCCTCTACGGTTCCTTTGATTTCTCCTTTGATATTGTTGAGGAGGGATTCGTTTATTTCAATAAGCTCCCATGGCTTTCCAATATCCATCCATTCCTTTTCGGTCTTATGGCCTTTTACAAATTTGCCATCTTCAATCTGTAGGGATAGGGAGTCTGTGATTTCATATTCTCCCCTTGGGGAGACTTTAGTTTTGTCTATCTTGTCGAAGATGTCTTTGTTAAAGATATATATTCCTGTGTTGACTAGATTGCTTGGAGCCTCTTCCTTTTTAGGCTTTTCCACAATGTTTGTGATTTTTTCTCCATCCAATTCAACAACACCGAATGCGCTTGGATCTTCCACTTCGGTTAATACCATTAATGTATCTGCGCCAGACTCTTCGTAGTCCTCTATGATTTCCCTGAGTATCTCCTCATCGAGGATGATGTCTCCGTTAAGTGTGATTAGGCTATCTTCTATGAAGTCTTTTCCGTAGCTAATTGCATTTGCAGTTCCTTCTAATTTGGTTTGGGTTGCATAGCTTATGTTAACGCCGAATTTGCTTCCGTCATCAAAGTAATTTTTTACCATTTCTTCCTTATAGCCAACTATAAGAAGAATGTCTTTTACGCCACATTCACGTAATGCTTCTATGTTATATTGTATGATAGGTTTTCCAGCGACAGGGAGCATTGTTTTAGGTTTTGTAAGTGTTAATGGTCTCATACGAGTACCTTCCCCGGCGCTTAGTATTAATGCTTTCACCTATGATTCCTCCTTGAATAATTTTAATTAAATTTTCATTAAGTTACACAAATATTTAATTTCTTTTTCATTGACTTATGAAAATTTTATTTTAATTAAATTATTGACATTGTTTTAATATTACTTTCTATTCATTTAAATAATTATTTAATTTTTTGAAATTTGTTTGTTATTTAGAGTATTGTTTGTAGGGCACTTAACTAATTTAAGTGGAGGTGGTGTTTTTATGTTTCTATTAATATCTAGAGTTAAATGACATATTATTTATATTAGTTTTTACATAATAGAATATAATTAATTGATTTGATTAATTAAATTATTTAAGAAAAGGTGATTATAATGGTAAAATATGTATGTATGCATTGTGAATATACTTGGGACTCTGAAACTGGTGATGAAACTTACAAAGTACCAGCAGGACCTATCGAAGACTTCCCAGATGACTGGGTATGCCCTCAATGTGCTGCAGGTATTGAAGGAATTATTACCGAAGAAGACTAGGTTTTTTATAATTCTTTAAATCTTTTTTTATTTTTTCTTTTTCAATTACTTTTTTAACTTTTTTTCTTGCTATTTTTATTGTTTTCATTTAAACTGTTTATTTTAGCTACCTTTTTTTAATAATATTTTATTGGTGTTATTTTTTTAAAAAAAGAGTTTATGTTTTATAAAAAAAGGTTTTGCTTTTAAGTAATTAAAATAAGTTTTATCCGTGTTTAATGGTGGAAAAAAAGAAAGTAAGAGAATAATTAGATATTCTCTTTAGTTTGAATATATTGTCTGATTTGACTAAATATTCTCTTTAATGATTTTGACACAAGTGTCTCTAATGAATTCTGCTTTTTCTTGGGTTTTGGCTTCTAAAGTTACTCTGACATAGTCTTCAGTACCTGATGGCCTTACCAATACCCAACTGCCGTCTTCAAAGCTTAATCTTATGCCGTCGATTGTATTGATTTCCTTAATGTCATCAAAGGCGTTTTTAAGGAGCTCTTCCATGTTTTCCATCACGGCTATCTTTTGCTCTTTTGAACATATGACCTTTTCCCTCATATGAGGATAGTCAGTGAATTGTGCTAGAAGCTCTGATAGCTTTCCTTCCTTTGAAACGATTTCTGCCATTCTAAGCCCTGATAGGATTCCGTCTGGACACATGCAAAAGTCTTGGTGAAGCCAAGTTCCTGAAGGCTCTCCGCCGAAGCTTGCATTTTCTTCTATCATCACTTCAGCTACGTTTACGTCTCCTACCTTTGTTCTGAGGACCTTTCCTCCTACTTCTTCCATAGCCTCATCCATGCATAATCCTGCATCTACAGTTGTTACCACTGTTCCTCCGAATTTCTTGGATACAAGAGCAAGAAGCTTGTCAAAGTCTGAAACCTTACCGTTCTCATCGACGGTAATCATTCTGTCTGCATCACCGTCGTGAGCAATTCCAAGGTCTGATTCGGTTGCTACAACCGCTTTCATAAGGCTTGAAAGGTTTGCTATATTTGGCTCTGGGTTTCTTCCAGGGAAGAATCCGTCAACCTGTGAGTTTAAGGTGATTACTTCACATCCTGCTTTTCTAAACAATACTGGGGAAAGTTCAGATCCTGCTCCGCATGCACAGTCGATGACCACTTTAAGACCTGGCTTGATGTCTACAATGTCTAAAAGATCATCTATATATTGCTTTTTAATCTCATCATTATGGCTTATTATTCCTATTTTGTCCCATTCAACCTTTCCGAAGTCTTCGTTGTAGTAGATTTCTTCTATCTTTTCTTCCTGTTCTGGTGTATAAGCCATTCCGTTTGCATTCCAGAGCTTGATTCCATTATACTCTGAAGGGTTGTGGGAGGCTGTAAGCATTATTCCAGCATCTGCACCTAGCTTAATGGTTGCATATCCTACAAGAGGTGTTGGAACCATAGCTATCTTGATTACATCGACTCCATGCTCGATGAGTCCTGCAGTGATTGCCTGTTCAAGCATTCTGTTTGTAGTACGGGTGTCATAGCCGATAACTACCTTTCCAGTGTTATTTAAGTATTTGGCTAATGATTTTCCTATTTTAAGTGCCAATTCAGAGGTGACTTCTGAACCTATCTTTCCTCTGATTCCAGAAGTTCCGAATAATTTTTTATTTGCCATATTATAACCTCGATAATTTGATTTAGGCTCCAAACTTATGTGCATAGCCCATTAGGTCAGTAAGAATGTTCATTACATCTGCTCCTCGGATTCTGCACATTCCTCCTTTAGCCACTGCATATTCATTGTATTCCTTTACATCGTCTACTCTCACTTCAGGGCCGTTGATTATTATAGGAACTGGGTCTCCTGAGTGGTTTTTAACTGAAATCGGTGTGGAATGATCTGCAGTTAGGAAAATATAAATGTCCTCTAGCTTTAAAAGTTCGCTCATTACAATCTCATCCACCTTTTCAATGAATTCAAGCTTGTCTTTTGCATTTCCATCGTGACCTGCTTCGTCTGCTCCGTCAATGTTTACAAGGAAGAAGTCATGTTCTGAGTTGTTTACCTGATCTACGATTGTATCTCTGATATTGTAAAGGTTGGTGTCCACTCCGCCGGTAACATCTTCCATTTCAATGATGTCCATTCCAGCAAAGCGTCCGATTCCCATGATAAGCCCTGTTTCTGCAATGCATGCAGAATTGACTTCATATTTCTCGTTGATTGGCTCCACTTCAGGCACTTCTCCTGCACCACGAGGAATTATGATATTTGCTGGTGGAAGTCCTTCTTCAATTCTTTTAAGGTTTACTGGATGATCTTTAACCATTTCATAGGATTTGACCACTAATTTGTTAAGGATGTCTGCAGTTTTATCTGCTTCTGGGCTTCCGTCAAGGCCTTTTACTTCTTTTGGTTTGTTTCCTTCCACTTTAGGGTCTGCATCGCTTACCTCACCAGATAATCCTTCTCCTCTAAGGACTAGAACTGCCCTATGCCCAGTGGATTCCTTGAATATGATTTCAATGTCTTCGTAGCCTTCAATGACCATTGTGTTTAGGACGTCTACAATGTCCTTTGTGCCTTCTCTGATTCTGCCTGCACGTCTGTCTGTGATTATTCCATCCTCATCTGAAGTTGAGAAATTACATCTGAATGCAATGTCTCCAGGTATTACATCCACTCCGACTCCAGAGGCTTCAAATGGGCCTCTTCCAGTGTATACTTCGTAAGGGTCATATCCTAATAGGGATAAGTGTGCTGTGTCACTGCCTGGTATGATTCCAGGAGCTATTGAGTCCATTATTCCTGTTATTCCTCTTTCAGCCATTTTATCCATATTTGGAGTCTTTGCAGCTTGGAGTGTAGTTTGATTGTTAAGTTCCTTTAAGGGACGGCCACCCAATCCGTCCATAACCAATATCATTCCTTTCATGATTTCACCATCTAAATTAAATTAAAAATCATTTATTAATTGTTTTTATATCATTAGTTTATGAAGTAATAATTTTACTAAATTAAATTACTATTAATAAATAATATGAATTTATATGTTTATAAAACTTGTTTTTATTTGGTGATTTTTTATGTGTTTTCTTGGTGTTTTTGGATGAAGTTTGTGAAAAGGTTAATGATTTGATTTATATAAAAAGAGTAAAAAGGGGTTTTTTCAAGTTTAATTTAAAGTGTTTGAATTTTTAAAAGAAGAGTAAAAAGGGGTTTTTTCAAGTTTAATTTAAAGTGTTTGAATTTTTAAAAGAAGAGTAGAAAGTGTTTATTTGTTATAAATTAATTTAAAATGTTAAAAAAAGTAAAAAAAAGTTTAATAGGTAGTTACATTACAGAAATAATACCTATTATTGCTCCAGAGATGGTAGCAAGCAAGTTAACATGCTCATTGTTAATAAAGTTTCTTCTCTCTAGGACTGCTCCAAGGATACTGTCTATAAAGCAGCCTACGGTTCCAGAGATTACAGAAATCTTAATTGCTATCAATGGATCTGGCATGATTCCAAGTAAAAATGAAGCGATTCCAATAATTCCTGCTCCTACAATCGCTGCTGATGTTCCTAAAATTGATATTGCCCCATCTGTGCCTGCAGGTACTTTCTTAAAGCTTGTAATCAAACGAGGCTCTTGAAGGACACCTATTTCACTGGCTAATGTGTCTGCTGTAGCTGTAGCTACTGCTCCGATAAATCCTCCAGCCAATGGCAGATAATAGCTTCCGAATGCAGCCATCAGGAAGGCCACCAATCCGTTAGAGATAACATTCTTTGCAGTTCTGGTCTTTTCGTATTGTCCTATTTCCTTTTTGTATGGCTTTGAAAAGCGTGTGGCCATTATGCTTAATATGAAGAACAGTACGATTAAGATAAACCATGACACTCCTGCTGAGAAGATGATGGTTATTCCCATAAAAATCATTATTAGGGCACCTAGCATGTCTAGGCTTTTTCTTTTATAGCTTATTGCTCCTAAAATAAAAAGAAGCACTACATATCCCCAATTTATCATTAAGGCTTCTTTCATATAATCACTTTTTTGAAATAGTTTTTTTAAACAATTAATAATTGAATTAATTTTTATTAAATATTTATATAAAGTTATTTAAATATTTTATCTTATTTTATTGCTTTATTCAATTTATTCTTATGAAATATTGTCTTAAAAGTAGATTTTATTGCAATGTCATAAAATATGGTGGCTATTTCTCTTATTCTGAAAGGTTTAAAATATATCTTAAAAATAGAATATGTAATATGTGGTTTATATTGTTTCAAAAAGTTTAAAATAAGTTTTATGAAAAAAGTAATGATTAATCATAATGTTATTTAAAAAGGTTTAAAATAAGTTTTATGAAAAATAAGTAATGATTAATTATAATGTTATTTAAAAAGGTTTAAAATTAGATAAATAAAAAAAGAAAAAAATATTAGATTATTTAATCTAATACTTTGCTTTTGATGATTTCTACTCTCTTTAAAGGATAGATTTTTTTAGCTTTGTGGTAAACTTCAGAAGCTAATCTACCGTTTACAGAGATTTCTACAAGTTCATCAAAGGTTTTTTCGCTAGCAACATTGCTAACTAATTCGGTAATGGTTTCTCTCATGTATTTTTGTTGGGAAGATTTAGCTCTTCTGGTGGTTACAGCTAATACATGGAGTTTTAATTTACGTTCATCTTGGGTGGTTACAATAACCGGAGCGTCGATTCTACTGGTTCCTCTTCTGATCATGCTTCTTACATAATCGGTAGTGGTCTTGTGTCCGGTAAATTTGGTGCTTGCAATGTCTCCTGCAACGTTGTCAACTTCAAATTGTAATTTGATGTATTGTTTGGAGAAGTCTCCGGTTAATTCTCTCATGGTTACTTCTACAGTTCTTCCGTATACAAGTTCTGGGTCTCTTGCAGGGGTGGTACCGATTTCCTTTTCTCCGAATGCTATAGGAGTTTTGATGGTGTACCAAGATTTTTCTTTCCAAGTGTCACGTACTCTACGTCTTTGTTTCTTTGCCATTTATATCATTCCTCTCTTATTTTTTTGACGTAATTATCTTATAGAATAATTAGTTGTTTTGTTTTTATAGTAAAACATAGCCACGGCTAATCTAGATTGAATTGATAGAAAATAGTGGGCTATGATTAAATTTATAATCCAAACTTAATTTTAGTTTAGACAGTAAAAATATAATATTAAAAATCGCAGGTTATGGGCTAATGTCACTTAAGATATCTGAAGTGGCCTTTTGTTAAAAATAGATAGAAAATAACTTATAAATTTTGATTATAAGTTCATATAGTTTTATAATCTATAGTTTGCCTGCTCTGGAATCAATCCATTGAATTTAAAATAATATCATAAAAGTTTTAAATAAGTTTAAAACCCGCCCATTAAGGTTATAGTTAGTTTTAATTTTCATAGTATTTAAATATTTTTAATATTTTAGTTTTTATTTTTGAAAATTTTAATTTTTTATAATCCTTTTAGGAATTTTTCTTTTTGATTAGGATATTATTTTTAAAATTTTCCTATCATTTTTGAAATAGTCTAAAGGTTTATATTTTATAAGCAATATATGATTTTA
Encoded here:
- a CDS encoding anaerobic ribonucleoside-triphosphate reductase activating protein, which gives rise to MEYGATITSSIEYPKKMSFVIFLAKCPLSCPYCSNSELLYGGEEISLEEIIEKIDDSAFLSDAVVVSGGEPLVQLEDTIEILKYTRKIGLNTKLDTSGVYPNRLRKVLDLGLVDYLAMDVKAPFNKYKEVIHSDIGDKVKESLDIANEYDDVFLECRTTYCPALLEEEDLFKIVDEVECDLYTIQQFRNRCTLDESLDGAEEPNPHNMREIAQKIKELHPNQDINIKTAEFGQQKIELEN
- the hisC gene encoding histidinol-phosphate transaminase — translated: MKARKAVEEIDPYVPGRSKEEIAQEFGVKKEDIIKLGSNENPWGPSPKALEAIKEELNNINRYPESDVELLKKEFARYSNVKPENIIIGGDGADEILDTLAKTFIEKGDEFIVPLPSYMYYEFLFKPYGAIPNYAKWNLETNTLDLDSVLDAINEKTKMLFLCSPNNPTGALITQDEFRPILEKTNKSRGGVCDAIVVIDEAYVEYAEGTNVNLLEEYDNIFIIRTMSKVMGLAGMRIGYGISSPEIIEYMHRIKPVFSLTKLSYVAALATIRDTEYIEESIKKGIESREYLYNEINKMKSVKVFKSYSNFMLIDIHNTGYTAAELTREFMKRGMIVRDCTSFKGIDEYYFRISICTLEEDKKFIEAMKDILNE
- a CDS encoding gamma carbonic anhydrase family protein translates to MKLKEPVKIFPGAQVIGDVEIDENCSIWHGAIIRGDVGPIRIGKNSNVQDNCVLHTSANLTLKIGDNVTVGHGAVVHGCEIGDNVLIGMNATILNGAKIGKNSIVGAGAVVSENKEFPENSLILGVPGKLIKETTQEQRDNIAWNAKHYVELANEYDE
- the glmU gene encoding bifunctional sugar-1-phosphate nucleotidylyltransferase/acetyltransferase; translation: MKALILSAGEGTRMRPLTLTKPKTMLPVAGKPIIQYNIEALRECGVKDILLIVGYKEEMVKNYFDDGSKFGVNISYATQTKLEGTANAISYGKDFIEDSLITLNGDIILDEEILREIIEDYEESGADTLMVLTEVEDPSAFGVVELDGEKITNIVEKPKKEEAPSNLVNTGIYIFNKDIFDKIDKTKVSPRGEYEITDSLSLQIEDGKFVKGHKTEKEWMDIGKPWELIEINESLLNNIKGEIKGTVEEGATLHGEVFLDEGSLIRSGVYIKGPVYIGKDCDIGPNSYIRGNSYFGDDVHIGNAVEIKNSIIMENTNVSHLSYVGDSILGSNCNIAAGTNIANLRFDNKTVKFNIKNKKVDTGRRKLGAIVGDGVKTGINSSLSPGVTIGTRATIGSGVLLYDDLPSDMRVLLKQEHIIQNKKENGQIRLEEVEEDMNK
- a CDS encoding rubredoxin, with amino-acid sequence MVKYVCMHCEYTWDSETGDETYKVPAGPIEDFPDDWVCPQCAAGIEGIITEED
- the glmM gene encoding phosphoglucosamine mutase; the protein is MHISLEPKSNYRGYNMANKKLFGTSGIRGKIGSEVTSELALKIGKSLAKYLNNTGKVVIGYDTRTTNRMLEQAITAGLIEHGVDVIKIAMVPTPLVGYATIKLGADAGIMLTASHNPSEYNGIKLWNANGMAYTPEQEEKIEEIYYNEDFGKVEWDKIGIISHNDEIKKQYIDDLLDIVDIKPGLKVVIDCACGAGSELSPVLFRKAGCEVITLNSQVDGFFPGRNPEPNIANLSSLMKAVVATESDLGIAHDGDADRMITVDENGKVSDFDKLLALVSKKFGGTVVTTVDAGLCMDEAMEEVGGKVLRTKVGDVNVAEVMIEENASFGGEPSGTWLHQDFCMCPDGILSGLRMAEIVSKEGKLSELLAQFTDYPHMREKVICSKEQKIAVMENMEELLKNAFDDIKEINTIDGIRLSFEDGSWVLVRPSGTEDYVRVTLEAKTQEKAEFIRDTCVKIIKENI
- a CDS encoding 2,3-bisphosphoglycerate-independent phosphoglycerate mutase; amino-acid sequence: MKGMILVMDGLGGRPLKELNNQTTLQAAKTPNMDKMAERGITGIMDSIAPGIIPGSDTAHLSLLGYDPYEVYTGRGPFEASGVGVDVIPGDIAFRCNFSTSDEDGIITDRRAGRIREGTKDIVDVLNTMVIEGYEDIEIIFKESTGHRAVLVLRGEGLSGEVSDADPKVEGNKPKEVKGLDGSPEADKTADILNKLVVKSYEMVKDHPVNLKRIEEGLPPANIIIPRGAGEVPEVEPINEKYEVNSACIAETGLIMGIGRFAGMDIIEMEDVTGGVDTNLYNIRDTIVDQVNNSEHDFFLVNIDGADEAGHDGNAKDKLEFIEKVDEIVMSELLKLEDIYIFLTADHSTPISVKNHSGDPVPIIINGPEVRVDDVKEYNEYAVAKGGMCRIRGADVMNILTDLMGYAHKFGA
- a CDS encoding TIGR00297 family protein, translating into MKEALMINWGYVVLLFILGAISYKRKSLDMLGALIMIFMGITIIFSAGVSWFILIVLFFILSIMATRFSKPYKKEIGQYEKTRTAKNVISNGLVAFLMAAFGSYYLPLAGGFIGAVATATADTLASEIGVLQEPRLITSFKKVPAGTDGAISILGTSAAIVGAGIIGIASFLLGIMPDPLIAIKISVISGTVGCFIDSILGAVLERRNFINNEHVNLLATISGAIIGIISVM
- a CDS encoding 30S ribosomal protein S3ae; protein product: MAKKQRRRVRDTWKEKSWYTIKTPIAFGEKEIGTTPARDPELVYGRTVEVTMRELTGDFSKQYIKLQFEVDNVAGDIASTKFTGHKTTTDYVRSMIRRGTSRIDAPVIVTTQDERKLKLHVLAVTTRRAKSSQQKYMRETITELVSNVASEKTFDELVEISVNGRLASEVYHKAKKIYPLKRVEIIKSKVLD